The Pseudomonas rhizosphaerae genomic sequence CTACAGCGTCGCAGCCCTGAACTACGCCGGCCGTCCGGTCGGGGCGCTGCAGATGAGCGTCAAGCTGGCCAACGTCGATATCGCCGCCAGCCGCGAGTTCGGCGATCTGTATCGAACCGTCATTGCACCCCAGTGGCAGACGCCATTGCCCGACGGCACGCTACCGCCGCTGCGTCTGAGCCTGGCGCATCGCCAACAGCTGGAAACGGTTGTCGGCAAGTTGCTGGATGCCAAACCCTTGCTGCAGTTGGAAAAGCTGAGCCTGGCCACCGAGCATGGCGAGAGCCATCTGAGCATGACGGCCCACCTGGCCAACCCGGCACCGGCACAGCTGGGCTCGCCGGCCTATTGGCCAGCCCTGATCGGCAGTCTGCAAGCCGACTTGCAACTGTCCAAGCCCATGCTGGCGGACGTGGGCAGCCTGCAGGCCGGCCTGCAGGGGCAGACCGACCCGGCGCGTGTGGCCCAGGCCGGAAGCGATCTGAGCGCCACCATCGCCGGACTGGGGCAAATGCTCGGCCTGGTCAAGGATGAAGGCGAGCACCTGCGCGCCACCTTGCGCTACGACGATGCCATGGTCGATTTCAACGGTCGGAAAATGCCCCTGCAGCAGTTCGCCCAGGTGCTTGGCCAAGTCGGCATCATGGGGCAGCGCTGACGCCGCGTCGGCTGCGCGTTTCACACGTGTCAGTCGCGCTGTGGCGGCAGCATGCGCTCGAGCATGCCGTCCCGGCGCACCGCCACGTGCCACACCACGGCTGCCACGTGCATGACGATCAAACCGTACACCGCAAATTGGCCCCACACATGTACGGTGTTGGCCAATTTGCCCAAATCCTCGTTCCTGGCGAATCCTGGCAGTGATACCAGGCCGAAGAACGGCACGTCCTGGCCATTACCGGCCATCATGTAGCCGGTCACTGGCATGGCCAGTAACACCGCGTACAGAAGACCATGGTTCAGGTGAGCCAACGCCCGCGTGCCGGCTCCGATCTCGGGCTGATAGGCCGGCGCTCGATGGCGCCAGCGCCAAGTCAGCCGGATCAGCACC encodes the following:
- a CDS encoding cytochrome b, encoding MAIERYNGFAQALHWLTVAALCLVLPCVWVAENFPPGPVRVLWYLAHESMGISVGLLVLIRLTWRWRHRAPAYQPEIGAGTRALAHLNHGLLYAVLLAMPVTGYMMAGNGQDVPFFGLVSLPGFARNEDLGKLANTVHVWGQFAVYGLIVMHVAAVVWHVAVRRDGMLERMLPPQRD